CACAGAACTTCCCGACCACCGCCGGAGCATTTCAACCAGTCGATCCGACCGGCTCGACCGACAACGCCAATGCGTTCGTCTCCAAATTTGTCTTTGCCAAACATTCAGTCCGGCTCGAGACGACCACCCAACTGACTGCCAATGCCAATCCCGTCAGAGTAGGCGACAAAATCACCTTCACAGCCTATGTCCGAGCGGCTTCGGGAACCGGAACTCCAACCGGATATCTAAGGATCAATGTTGATGCTGTCACCTTCGCCACAGTGCCGTTGAACGAGACTGGCCAAGCGACCGTCACCTGGACCGCTCGAACACCCGGCAAATTCAGATTCAAGGCCCGCTACCTTGGCGATGAAGTCTACTTGCCCAGCAGCAGCGACGCCCTCTCGGAGAAGGTCATCGGCCCCCCAACCCGAATAGACGCCGTCTCAAGCTCTCATCAGAAAGCCATCTACGGGTCGAAGTTTGCAGCGCCACTCATTGCACTCGTAAAGGACATCGATGGCACTCCGGTCTCGGGTGTCAAAATTACCTTCAGCGGCGCAGGGATCAAGTTCTCAAGCGCTACCGCCGTCACCGGTGCGAACGGCGAAGCGTCTGTAGACGCAACCGCTGAAGCATCCGGCAACCTCACGGCGGAGGCATCGGTCTCTGGCGTATCGGCCCCGGCCACATTCGCACTGACAGCAACCAGAGCCCAACTAACGGTCACCGCGAAAAGTGTGAGCGTGCCCGTTGGCCACGCAATCCCCACGCTCACCTCTTCTATCGCCGGCTTCGTAAACGGCGACAAGCCGACAGTAGTCACAGGAGATGCCAGAGAAGTCACGCATGCCAGACAAGGATCGCCTGCAGGTGTCTACACCATCGAGATTGGAAAGGGAACTCTGGAAGCGTCCGACTACACCTTCAACTTTGTAGACGGAACTTTGACCATCACCTCATCGACGCCCTGATGACCTTTCGTATGAGCCGGCGGCGTTCCACTCAGAGGACCACCGCCGCATCCGCCCTCTAACGTTTGCGTCGACCGGTGCAACGGGATCAACGCCAGGGATCAATCTTCGATCGATGTCTCTGAGACTTTGTCCCTATATGCTTCCCGCCTGCCTCTTTGCGTCCTTCCAGCTCAAAATTCCTGTCAAGCCCCCAAACCGAAAATCCCCGCGCCAGTCCAGCACATTCGCGTGGCGTATGAGTTATGGTCCAAACGCTATAATCAATAAAGAATCAAAAAAAGCCCCGGCTACCGCCGGGGCTCTTGTTATTAAGAAGGAGCAAACGACTGCAAACCCTTTGTTTGGACGTATTTGAGTGTAAACCTTTTGTAATGACTATTTTACAAAAGCGCCATTTCGCTAACTATATGATAATAAGTTACTTGTGAGCGCATATGGGGGAGGGGGGTACCCGCCGCAGTCCAGCGCAGGATCCGTACTATCTCCAGCTTACAGCCAGATGCCACCGCATCTTCCGATCCATCGTCTTCTCGAGCACGTGGGCGTATTCCAGCAGCTCCGAGAGCACCTGCTCGCCCTCGGTCCCCAGTTGTTGCGGATCAGCCTCCAGCGTCCTCAACAGAGCACGCACGGTCTTCAATCCATCCGCAGGCGAGTACCACTGCGGCGGGGGCAGCCGACGAAGAAGCTCCTGGTTCCCAGCACCCTCTTCGATCAGCAGTGACATCGAATTCTCATCCGCCGAAAAGAATTCAATCAGTGGCCTGACTCCAAGTCGCAGAGCCAGACGCTCCAGCGCATCTTCATGTCGCGCCAGCGATCGCCCGTTTACAAAGATATCGAACCCAGGGTCGTCGCCCTCGACCACAATGTACATGGAAGCAGCCATTGCCCAAAGTGTACCGCGCAGAAGTCTACACAGAAAAGTATCAACGAAGAGACAGCATCGTCTCTTCCTCGCCAGTCTTCAAAGCCAGTAGCATCCCCGCACCAGCCGCAAGCAGTACCACTCCGCAGATCACCCTCACCGTCAGCTCAGGCCGCATCAGAGCATAACTCTCCAGCAAGGTCAGTAACGGAATCACCAGGTACCGAGCAGCAAAACGCACCGGCATCATCTCCCGCAGCAACCACACCAGCAACACCACCTCCGCAACATCCACCAGCGAAGAAAGCGACACCACCGAAGCCAACCCGCTCCACCGCCAAACGAACTCCTCCCTAACCGCACTGGAAACCAGCAGAAACACACCGTTGCTCAGACAAATGATCGCAACCGCCTCCGTCAGAACCAACCCACGCAGCAGCCGAAAAAGCCACACGCTCGAAAGCCCAACCGACACCACGGCAAGACACACCGCCCCCTGCATCAACCGCCCACGAAGCGATCCAGAGAACTCGAGCGGCAACAGCAGAAGAAGTCCGCCGAGTCCCACCAAAGCTGGAACAAGAAACCGCCGAGCCCCACGCTCCTCGTCTCCAGCCGCAACCACCATCACCACAACCACAGGAACCATGGCAAACAACGCCGACCGGCTGATCTCCGGCACACCAACCCGCGCCCACTCCCCCACCACCATGGGAACCCCAAAGAACCCCACCCCACCCGCAGCCACCCGCGGCCCCACCCTCCGAAACCGAACCCGGCCTCGCACAAACAAAAACGCAACTAACCCAATCAACCCATAACGAAGCCCCTGCAACTCAAGCGCAGGCAAACCCTCCGCTCGAGGAACGACCCAGGACGTAGCCGACAATATACAAAGCGCTGCAAACGCAAGCCACACGCGTCTAACCATCTCGACTCTCACCCAGAGACAGAAAGACCGCGCGAAAGTGCGCGGTCTCTCCAATCCGTTAGGAAACCTTACCGATTGCCGCCGCCCGAAGGAGGAGCACCGGACCCGGAGCCCGGTCGACGACCGCCGCGACGACGTCTTCCGCCCCCCGGCCGCCGCTGCCCACCAGGTCCATTCGGCCCCGGAGCTCCGCCCGCCTGAACAGGAACAGCGCCCTCCTCGCGGTTAAAGTTGGGCTCTTCCGTCGACTCGTCCCCATCATCGTCGAAGTCCTCACCGTCATCGTCGCTTCCGGCAACATCACCGACAACAGCGTCTTGACGACCCTGTCCACCGGCTGCGACGCTGCCTCCATCCGTACCAATCTGACCTGGCTCCGGAAGACCAAGCTTGGCGCGCTGTTCACGCAAAACAGCTTTTCTGGAAAGTTTGATCCGATTCCCTTCTATCGCAAGAACCTTCACCAGAATCTGATCGCCTTCGCGGAGTTCATCCTTCACTTCCTTCACGCGATGCTCTGCAATCTCGGAGACATGCAGAAGACCATCGGTTCCGGGGAAGATCTCGACAAACGCCCCAAACTCCGCAAGACGAACCACCTTCCCGAGATAGGTCTTCCCAATCTCAGGCACAGCAGTCAGATCGCTGATCATCTGGATCGCGCGCGCAAGACCATCCGCATCGCTCGACGCCACATTGACCCGCCCAGTGTCGTCCACGTCGATCTTAACGCCCGTGGCATCAATGATGCCGCGAATCACCTTGCCTCCCGGTCCGATCAAATCGCGGATCTTATCGGTTGGAATCTGCAACGTGTGAATGCGTGGAGCAAACTGCGACTTCTCCTGGTTCGCGCCCGAGATCACAGCATCCATCGTATCCAGTAGGAAGAGCCGACCCTTACGCGCCTGCTCCAGAGCCTCCCGCATGATCTGCGGAGTGATGCCCATGATCTTGATATCCATCTGCAGCGCCGTGATTCCGTTACGCGTACCCGCGACCTTGAAGTCCATATCGCCATAGTGATCTTCCGCGCCGGCGATATCGGTCAGAATGGCATAGTTCTCGCCTTCCTTCACAAGACCCATCGCAACGCCCGCGACCGATCCCTTGATCGCAATACCAGCCTGCATCAGCGCAAGCGACGCTCCGCACACCGTAGCCATTGAGGACGATCCATTCGACTCCAGGATGTCTGAAACGACACGCAGCGTATAAGGCGACTCATCCTCAGCCGGCAGCACTGCCTCAATCGCACGCGAAGCCAACGCACCGTGACCGATCTCTCGCCGGCCCACGCCAGACATACGACCGACTTCACCAACCGAGAACGGCGGGAAGTTGTAGTGCAGCATAAAGCGGCGCTTTTGCTCTCCCTCATAGCTCTCAAGGCGTTGCGCATCATCCGTGGTGCCCAGCGTTGCACTCACCAGCGCCTGCGTCTCACCGCGTGTAAAGAGGGCCGAACCGTGAACGCGCGGGAGCACACCAACCTCGATGCTCAGGTCACGAATCTTATCGAAGGCCCGATGATCCGGACGAATTCGATCATGCAAAACCTGGTCGCGGAAGATCTTCTCGCGCAAAAGCTCATAGTATTTGCTGAGCTTCTTTGCAGCGGCTGCATCCCCTTCAGGGAGATCCTTCTTCAGTTCATCCTTGATCGTCTTGACCAGCGCATAGCTCTCGAACTTCGGGTGCTTCTCGGTGTCGAGGGCATCTTTCAACTGCGAACCAACCTTTGCCGTCAGCTGATTCAGATACTCGTCATCAACTTCAACTTCGCTGACGGTGCGCTTGGTCTTACCCGCGCGAGTAACGAGGTCTTCAATCGCCGCGCAAATCTTCTTGATCTGCTCATGAGCAAACTCAATCGCATCCACCACACGGTTTTCTGCGACTTCCTTTGCACCGGACTCGATCATCACGATACCGTCCTTCGTACCGACGACCATAATGTTCAACTTGCTCTGCGCCCGTTCGGCGTACGTAGGATTCACGACAAACTGATCGTCGATCAGACCGATTCGCACCGCACCAACCGGACCGTGAAAAGGAACATCGCTCAACGCCAAAGCGCAGCTGGCGCCATTGATGCCAAGCACATCGGGATCATTTTCTTTATCCGCGGAGTAGACGAAGGCAACAACCTGAGTTTCATTGCGAAACGCCTCAGGGAATAGCGGGCGAATAGGGCGGTCGATCTGACGGCTCGTCAAGATCTCCTTTTCACTCGGACGGCCTTCGCGCTTGATGAACCCACCCGGGATACGGCCGCCGGCATAGGTAAATTCGCGGTATTCAACTGTGAGCGGGAAAAAATCGATTCCCTCTTTCGGATCGGGTGAGGCGGTTGCCGTCGCCAGAACTACGTTATCGCCGCTTGAAGTAAGGGCCGCACCGGGGGCTTGCTTCGCCATGCGTCCGGTCTCGAATTTAATTTGCTTGCCGCCGGCAAGCTCAACTGTCACATCCTGTTTCATGTTGCCTCTCTTCTCTCGTGTTCTATCGATTAAGCTTGAATCGCGTCATCCGTTGATCGGGCGCGAAAAAGCGCAGCTCGACGCTGGCGACTAGTAAGCCGCCAGCAAGCTGCGCTGGAGTAGGTTGTTCATGAGCCAACACCCGCGTGACTTGAAAACCAGGGATACGGCACCGCGGCGTCCCATCGTCAGCAACCCCGGCGACAAGGTCTTACTGGACCTTGCACGAAGTTGGCAGCCGAATGAGAACGGGCCGTGTATGCTCCCATAGTTTGAACGGTTTCTCCGGGGATGTTGCGGTTACTTGCGGATTCCGAGTTTGCCGATGACCTCGCGATAACGGTCCGCGTCACACTTCTTCAGGTAATCAAGCAAGCGGCGACGCTTACTCACAAGCATCAGAAGCCCGCGACGCGATCCGTGGTCCTTCTTGTGTGCCTTGAAGTGTTCCGTCAACTCGCCAATACGCTCGCTCAAAATGGCGATCTGAACCTCTGGACTCCCGGTATCTGAGTCGTGCGTGCGGAACTTCTCAATAATGTCTGTCTTTTTAGCGGATGCCAACACAGCTGTTTCTACTCCTAATCTTCTTTCTAATTCACTCTTAGTGTCCACATAAGGATAGCACCGCTGGCGAAACCGGGCAATCGAGAGCCGCCAGCGATGCTAACGATTTTTGGGAGCATTTATGCGATATGCGTCTTCAAAAACTCGAGCGAACGCTCTCGTGCCAGCTTGGTCGACGCGGCGTGGTAACTGCTCGGATCGACGTCACGGTTAAAGGCGTGCCCCGCACCTTCGTAGAGGAAGACCTTCACCTCAGGATGAGCCGAACGAACTGCCTCTACCTGATCCTGCCCAATATGGCTATCGTTCGCTCCGAAGTGCAACATCACCGGGCAGCTAGGATCTTCTTTCGCCACCGACCCAATCCCACCCGCATAGTAGCCGACGCAGCCGGAAGGCTGCATTTCATAGTCTTTGCCGCGCGTTGCCACCAGCCAACTAGTCAACCCGCCGTAACAATAGCCGATAACACCAATCTTCTTGCCGGCTTGCTTAGCCCACTGATACGCCGCGGCCACATCCATCAGCGTCGTCTCGGGCTTCAACATGCCATAGAAGTTATAGGCCCGCTTCATATCCTCGGGCTGGTACGTCAGCTGTACACCAGGCTCGAACCGGTCGAAGATCGCAGGCGCAACCACCAGAAACCCATCTTTGGCATACCCATCCGCCACGCTGCGGATGTGGGCGTTGACGCCAAATATCTCCTGCACAAGAATTAAAACCCCGATTGCTTCCCCACTGGGCCTTGCAACATACGCTCCCAGTTCATGACCGTCTTTTGCCTTCAGCTTGATCCACTCATTCATAACTCCATCATATCCAATCCATCGAGCTGTCTGGCCCCGGTGGGTTGTCAAATAAAGGTAAAAGTCACCCTTTGAAGCCGCGAGATCTTCAAGGGAGATCTGCTGTCTCCTGGTTCTAATTGTTTGTTGAGTCGGTGTAACTTTTGATCTCGCGCGTCCAGCGAAGAAATCGAAAGAGTTGTTTTTTTTCTCTCCAGAACAGGTTCCAGAAATCGAGCGCGCGTACGGTATCCGCGCGTTGGCCCGAATAGGTCTCGAGTCTCCATCGCAGATAGGGGCTTCGCCACGGCCTCAATCTGTTACCGCGCGTCGCGTTCCAAAGAAATCTCACCTCTGCACCCATCAGGAGTCCTCAAATTAAAAGTATAGGCACTACCTCAAAGGTGTTTTGCCGTTGCCTGTTCTTTTGTTGTCATCCCCGAAGGGGATCTGCGGTTGCGGTTGTCGTAAGCATTTGCCGTTGCCTGTCTTTTGTCTTCTCTATCGTCCAGCCCCCGGCCATGACAATTACTTTTTCTAACTCAGGCAAAAGCGACAGTTGCACAGTTCAAGAGCAATCGCAGGCAAAACCGCTCAGCCCTGCAGTTTCTGTCAACCCCAAAAACTCCTAACTCCAGCCTACACAGTCACATACGCGTGGCGCATGAGTCATACCATTCAGCTATACTTAAATAAGAGATTGTTAGGAAGCCCCCGATAAGAATCGGGGCTTATTTTTGTCCGACGCGTTTAAAGCAGCAAGTCACCTGAATTGAATACTTTAGCTTCAAACCTTTTATAATGAATACTCTGCACTCAAAGCGGG
This Tunturibacter gelidoferens DNA region includes the following protein-coding sequences:
- a CDS encoding dienelactone hydrolase family protein; translation: MNEWIKLKAKDGHELGAYVARPSGEAIGVLILVQEIFGVNAHIRSVADGYAKDGFLVVAPAIFDRFEPGVQLTYQPEDMKRAYNFYGMLKPETTLMDVAAAYQWAKQAGKKIGVIGYCYGGLTSWLVATRGKDYEMQPSGCVGYYAGGIGSVAKEDPSCPVMLHFGANDSHIGQDQVEAVRSAHPEVKVFLYEGAGHAFNRDVDPSSYHAASTKLARERSLEFLKTHIA
- the pnp gene encoding polyribonucleotide nucleotidyltransferase — its product is MKQDVTVELAGGKQIKFETGRMAKQAPGAALTSSGDNVVLATATASPDPKEGIDFFPLTVEYREFTYAGGRIPGGFIKREGRPSEKEILTSRQIDRPIRPLFPEAFRNETQVVAFVYSADKENDPDVLGINGASCALALSDVPFHGPVGAVRIGLIDDQFVVNPTYAERAQSKLNIMVVGTKDGIVMIESGAKEVAENRVVDAIEFAHEQIKKICAAIEDLVTRAGKTKRTVSEVEVDDEYLNQLTAKVGSQLKDALDTEKHPKFESYALVKTIKDELKKDLPEGDAAAAKKLSKYYELLREKIFRDQVLHDRIRPDHRAFDKIRDLSIEVGVLPRVHGSALFTRGETQALVSATLGTTDDAQRLESYEGEQKRRFMLHYNFPPFSVGEVGRMSGVGRREIGHGALASRAIEAVLPAEDESPYTLRVVSDILESNGSSSMATVCGASLALMQAGIAIKGSVAGVAMGLVKEGENYAILTDIAGAEDHYGDMDFKVAGTRNGITALQMDIKIMGITPQIMREALEQARKGRLFLLDTMDAVISGANQEKSQFAPRIHTLQIPTDKIRDLIGPGGKVIRGIIDATGVKIDVDDTGRVNVASSDADGLARAIQMISDLTAVPEIGKTYLGKVVRLAEFGAFVEIFPGTDGLLHVSEIAEHRVKEVKDELREGDQILVKVLAIEGNRIKLSRKAVLREQRAKLGLPEPGQIGTDGGSVAAGGQGRQDAVVGDVAGSDDDGEDFDDDGDESTEEPNFNREEGAVPVQAGGAPGPNGPGGQRRPGGGRRRRGGRRPGSGSGAPPSGGGNR
- the rpsO gene encoding 30S ribosomal protein S15 translates to MLASAKKTDIIEKFRTHDSDTGSPEVQIAILSERIGELTEHFKAHKKDHGSRRGLLMLVSKRRRLLDYLKKCDADRYREVIGKLGIRK